One genomic region from Tachysurus vachellii isolate PV-2020 chromosome 22, HZAU_Pvac_v1, whole genome shotgun sequence encodes:
- the LOC132838413 gene encoding ribonuclease inhibitor-like, whose protein sequence is METPQFTIREINQTFHHFSSSLWDCNLTDESCRVLSSVLSSNSCSLRELHLSHNKLQDSGVKLLCDVLKDPHCTLEILGMERCSITDEGCVALASALRSNSSSHLRVLDLLNNNPGESGVKLLSDLLKDPHCKLETLHI, encoded by the exons atggaaacacctcaattcactatcagagaaataaatcaaacatttcatcatttctcttccagtctgtgggactgtaatctgacagatgaaagctgtagagttctgtcctcagttctcagctcaaactcctgcagtctgagagaactgcaCCTGAGtcacaataaactgcaggattcgggagtgaagctgctctgtGATGTACTGAAGGATCcgcactgtacactggagatactggg gatGGAGCGCTGCAGTATTACAGATGAAGGTTGTGTtgctctggcttcagctctgaggtcaaactcctcatcacacctAAGAGTACTGGATCTGCTCAATAATAATccaggagaatcaggagtgaagctgctctctgatctactgaaggatccacactgtaaactggagacactaca catttaG